From Deferrisoma camini S3R1, the proteins below share one genomic window:
- the rny gene encoding ribonuclease Y: MMVTVVVWIAVAAVAALVLGYALGRRVWRREKASHEAQAQAVLEEARKEAEILKKEVVLRAKEEVLAEKARLEQEIEGRKGEVVALERRLQQKEANLEKKEESLERREARLEEREGEVEARSRELEKAAVDLEQRQAEVLRNLEKVAGMSAEEAKEELKASLLSEARHEAAKQIREIEEEARKTADNKAKEIISLAIQRYAGEYVAERTVTAVQLPSDEMKGRIIGREGRNIRAIEAATGVDLIVDDTPETVLLSGYNPVRREVARIALERLIADGRIHPARIEEMVKKVSKEVEREIREAGEQATFDVGVHGIHGEVVNLLGRLKFRSSFAQNVLTHSLEVAFLCGIMAAELGINVKKAKRAGLLHDIGKAVDHEVEGSHAAIGADLARKYGEASDIVHAIAAHHDEVKPETVLAVLVQAADALSAARPGARREMLESYVKRLEDLERIANGFEGVAKSYAIQAGREIRIIVNSDRVDDDRATLLARDVARKVESQLSYPGQIKVTVIRETRAVDYAK, from the coding sequence ATGATGGTGACCGTTGTGGTCTGGATCGCGGTGGCCGCGGTGGCGGCCTTGGTGTTGGGGTACGCCCTGGGCCGCAGGGTCTGGAGACGCGAAAAGGCCTCCCACGAGGCCCAGGCCCAGGCCGTGCTGGAGGAGGCCCGGAAAGAGGCGGAGATCCTGAAGAAGGAGGTCGTCCTCCGGGCGAAGGAGGAGGTGCTCGCGGAGAAGGCCCGGCTGGAGCAGGAGATCGAGGGCCGCAAGGGCGAGGTGGTGGCCCTGGAGCGCCGGCTTCAGCAGAAGGAGGCCAACCTCGAGAAGAAGGAAGAGTCCCTCGAGCGCCGGGAGGCCCGGCTGGAGGAACGGGAGGGCGAGGTCGAGGCCCGCAGCCGGGAGCTGGAGAAGGCGGCCGTGGACCTGGAGCAGCGGCAGGCCGAGGTGCTCCGGAACCTGGAGAAGGTGGCCGGCATGAGCGCCGAGGAGGCCAAGGAGGAACTCAAGGCGTCGCTGCTGAGCGAGGCGCGGCACGAGGCGGCCAAGCAGATCCGGGAGATCGAGGAGGAGGCCCGGAAGACCGCCGACAACAAGGCCAAGGAGATCATCAGCCTGGCGATCCAGCGTTACGCCGGCGAGTACGTGGCCGAGCGCACGGTGACCGCCGTGCAGTTGCCCAGCGACGAGATGAAGGGCCGGATCATCGGCCGCGAGGGCCGCAACATCCGGGCGATCGAGGCGGCCACCGGCGTGGACCTGATCGTGGACGACACGCCGGAGACGGTGCTCCTGTCGGGGTACAACCCGGTCCGCCGGGAGGTGGCCCGGATCGCCCTGGAGCGGTTGATCGCGGACGGCCGGATCCACCCGGCCCGGATCGAGGAGATGGTCAAGAAGGTCTCCAAGGAGGTGGAGCGCGAGATCCGGGAGGCCGGCGAGCAGGCCACCTTCGACGTGGGGGTCCACGGCATCCACGGGGAGGTGGTCAACCTGCTGGGCCGGCTGAAGTTCCGGTCGTCGTTCGCCCAGAACGTGCTGACCCACTCCCTGGAGGTGGCGTTCCTGTGCGGCATCATGGCCGCCGAGCTGGGCATCAACGTCAAGAAGGCCAAGCGGGCCGGCCTGCTCCACGACATCGGCAAGGCCGTGGACCACGAGGTGGAAGGGTCCCACGCCGCCATCGGCGCCGACCTTGCGCGCAAGTACGGCGAGGCGTCCGACATCGTCCACGCGATCGCCGCCCACCACGACGAGGTGAAGCCCGAGACCGTGCTCGCGGTGCTGGTGCAGGCCGCCGACGCCCTGTCCGCGGCCCGGCCCGGGGCCCGGAGGGAGATGCTCGAGTCCTACGTCAAGCGCCTTGAGGATCTGGAACGGATCGCCAACGGGTTCGAGGGCGTGGCCAAGTCCTACGCCATCCAGGCCGGCCGGGAGATCCGGATCATCGTGAACTCCGACCGGGTGGACGACGATCGGGCCACGCTCCTCGCCCGGGACGTGGCCCGTAAGGTGGAGTCCCAGCTCTCGTACCCCGGCCAGATCAAGGTGACCGTGATCCGGGAGACCCGGGCGGTGGACTACGCCAAGTAA
- the lysS gene encoding lysine--tRNA ligase: MDHRQTNPLIAQRIQKLEEFRRLGIPPYPNDFRPSHTAAEIHGAHGDKTAEALQEMDGSFRVAGRIMALRSFGKAAFVKLQDRSGQIQVLVQKNAVGPDAYAWFRKLDVGDFLGATGPLIRTRTGELTVEAREVRLLAKSLRPLPEKWHGLTDKETRYRQRYVDLIMNPDVRETFLRRSRIIRLVREFLTSRGFVEMETPMMQPIPGGATARPFVTHHNALDMTLYLRVAPELYLKRLVVGGFERVFEINRNFRNEGLSNQHNPEFTMVEFYQAYATYEDLMGLTEELFVHVAEVLNGSTRLVYQGEEIDLTPPWPRLTVREAVMRHAGLTEAEVDDPEALAAYARKVGLDVDGVPHGKVLAEVFEEVAEPHLVQPTFITQYPVEVSPLSRRNEQDPRYVDRFELYIARREIANAFSELNDPIDQLERFRQQAAQRAQGDEEAHRIDEDFVRALEYGMPPTAGEGIGIDRMVMLFTDSPSIRDVILFPHMRPES; encoded by the coding sequence ATGGACCACCGACAGACGAACCCCCTGATCGCCCAGCGGATCCAAAAGCTCGAGGAGTTCCGGCGCCTCGGGATCCCCCCCTATCCCAACGACTTCCGGCCTTCCCACACCGCCGCCGAAATCCACGGGGCCCACGGCGACAAGACGGCCGAGGCCCTGCAGGAGATGGACGGATCCTTTCGGGTGGCCGGCCGGATCATGGCGTTGCGCTCGTTCGGGAAGGCCGCATTCGTCAAGCTTCAGGACCGGTCGGGCCAGATCCAGGTCCTGGTCCAAAAGAACGCGGTGGGGCCCGATGCCTACGCCTGGTTCCGGAAGCTGGACGTGGGCGACTTCCTGGGGGCCACGGGGCCCCTCATCCGCACCCGCACCGGCGAGCTCACCGTGGAGGCCCGGGAGGTGCGGCTGCTGGCCAAGAGCCTGCGTCCCCTGCCCGAGAAGTGGCACGGGCTCACGGACAAGGAGACCCGGTACCGGCAGCGGTACGTGGACCTGATCATGAACCCCGACGTGCGCGAGACGTTCCTGCGCCGCAGCCGGATCATCCGGTTGGTGCGGGAGTTCCTGACCTCCCGGGGGTTCGTGGAGATGGAGACCCCCATGATGCAGCCGATCCCCGGGGGCGCCACGGCCCGGCCCTTCGTCACCCACCACAACGCCTTGGACATGACCCTGTACCTGCGGGTCGCCCCCGAGCTCTACCTCAAGCGGCTCGTGGTGGGCGGGTTCGAGCGGGTGTTCGAGATCAACCGCAACTTCCGCAACGAGGGGCTCTCGAACCAGCACAACCCCGAGTTCACCATGGTGGAGTTCTACCAGGCCTACGCCACCTACGAGGACCTCATGGGCCTGACCGAGGAGCTGTTCGTCCATGTGGCCGAGGTGCTCAACGGATCGACCCGCCTCGTGTACCAGGGCGAGGAGATCGACCTCACGCCGCCCTGGCCGCGGCTGACGGTGCGGGAGGCCGTGATGCGCCACGCCGGCCTGACCGAGGCCGAGGTGGACGATCCCGAGGCCCTGGCCGCCTACGCCCGGAAGGTGGGGCTGGACGTGGACGGCGTGCCCCACGGCAAGGTGCTGGCCGAGGTGTTCGAGGAGGTGGCCGAGCCCCACCTGGTGCAGCCCACGTTCATCACCCAGTACCCGGTGGAGGTCTCCCCCCTGTCCCGCCGGAACGAGCAGGACCCCCGGTACGTGGACCGGTTCGAGCTCTACATCGCCCGCCGGGAGATCGCCAACGCCTTCAGCGAGTTGAACGACCCCATCGATCAGCTGGAGCGGTTCCGACAGCAGGCGGCCCAGAGGGCCCAGGGGGACGAAGAGGCCCACCGGATCGACGAGGACTTCGTCCGGGCCCTGGAGTACGGCATGCCCCCCACCGCGGGCGAGGGGATCGGCATCGACCGGATGGTGATGCTGTTCACCGACAGCCCATCGATCCGCGACGTGATCCTGTTCCCCCACATGCGGCCGGAGTCCTGA
- a CDS encoding lipoprotein-releasing ABC transporter permease subunit, with product MELPLELWVALRYLRGRRRERFISLITWISVGGVAVGVTALIVVLSVMTGFERDLRDKILGTNAHVVVYPMGGTLTDYRRVTRKVRAVEGVVAATPFVSGQVMLVYGGNVTAALLRGVDPETAGDATDLSRFLVEGSLSDLTRDGPGVILGRELARNLGILVGDTVQLVSPAGGLTPLGLVPRIRAFRVKGLFASGMYEYDTGIVVTSLAEAQDFLRLGDGVSGIEVRVADLYDARRAARRIESVLGAGYWARDWMEMNRNLFSALKLEKTAMFIILALIVVVAAFNIAATLIMVVLEKSREIGVLKSMGATARTIRRIFVAEGMVIGGLGTAMGLIGGWGLCSLLERYRFIRLPSDVYYIDTLPVVMEPEVFLIVAGCALALCFLATLYPSWQAARMDPVEILRYE from the coding sequence ATGGAACTCCCCCTGGAACTGTGGGTGGCCCTGCGCTACCTGCGGGGCCGCCGCCGGGAGCGGTTCATCTCGCTGATCACCTGGATCAGCGTGGGGGGGGTGGCGGTGGGGGTCACGGCCCTGATCGTGGTCCTGTCGGTTATGACCGGGTTCGAGCGGGATCTGCGCGACAAGATCCTGGGCACGAACGCCCACGTGGTGGTGTACCCCATGGGGGGCACGCTCACGGACTACCGCCGGGTGACCCGGAAGGTCCGGGCGGTGGAAGGGGTGGTGGCGGCCACCCCGTTCGTGTCGGGCCAGGTGATGCTGGTCTACGGGGGCAACGTGACCGCGGCCCTGCTTCGGGGCGTGGACCCCGAGACCGCCGGCGACGCCACGGACCTGAGCCGGTTCCTGGTGGAGGGGAGCCTCTCGGACCTGACCCGGGACGGGCCCGGCGTGATCCTGGGCCGGGAGCTCGCCCGCAACCTGGGGATCCTGGTGGGGGACACGGTGCAGCTGGTCAGCCCGGCCGGAGGGCTCACCCCCTTGGGGCTGGTGCCCCGCATCCGGGCGTTCCGGGTGAAGGGGCTGTTTGCGTCGGGCATGTACGAGTACGACACGGGCATCGTGGTGACCTCGCTCGCGGAGGCCCAAGACTTCTTGCGTCTGGGGGACGGGGTCAGCGGGATCGAGGTGCGCGTGGCCGACCTGTACGACGCCCGCCGGGCGGCCCGGCGCATCGAGTCGGTCCTGGGCGCCGGGTACTGGGCCCGGGACTGGATGGAGATGAACCGAAACCTGTTCAGCGCCCTGAAGCTGGAAAAGACGGCCATGTTCATCATCTTGGCGCTGATCGTGGTGGTGGCCGCGTTCAACATCGCGGCCACCCTGATCATGGTGGTGCTCGAGAAGTCCCGGGAGATCGGGGTGCTCAAGTCCATGGGCGCCACGGCCCGGACGATTCGGCGGATCTTCGTGGCCGAGGGCATGGTGATCGGGGGGCTGGGAACCGCCATGGGGTTGATCGGCGGCTGGGGACTGTGTTCCCTTTTGGAGCGGTACCGGTTCATCCGTTTGCCCAGTGACGTCTACTACATCGACACCCTGCCGGTGGTGATGGAGCCCGAGGTGTTCCTCATCGTGGCGGGGTGCGCCTTGGCCCTGTGCTTCCTGGCCACCCTGTACCCGTCGTGGCAGGCGGCGCGGATGGATCCGGTGGAGATCCTGCGCTACGAGTGA
- a CDS encoding cyclic nucleotide-binding domain-containing protein, translating to MALFFRRSKKDDKSHADALYTKGQWAAALAAYERVLAKDPDNLAVLRRVGDLRAKLGRTKEAAEAYRELANRYARGGFLMQAIAVYKILERCDPEADDVGRRLAELYAQRGLARRGREKERPLPKIPLFSDLEPEAFRRVLQKTIPRSLSMGETLFRQGDPGESVFVVTSGVVRVERQGTVLAELGEGSFFGEAAFFSHEPRNADVVAVTPAELLEIRREDVEALIERYPGVADALHAFYRDRVLDGVLAASHAFRSLPPEERKELARRFEIVRVDAGDDVVREGEDDRSVYIVKRGRFRVWTVPPGREEPVVLATLGPGDLFGEVALVSRTPRTATVTAEEAGEVLRARAEALEPVMGRHPQVRQALEALRDGRARDTVARILGKRP from the coding sequence ATGGCCCTCTTTTTCCGGCGCAGCAAGAAGGATGACAAGAGCCACGCCGACGCCCTGTACACCAAGGGGCAATGGGCCGCGGCCCTGGCCGCGTACGAGCGCGTGCTGGCCAAGGATCCGGACAACCTGGCCGTGCTGCGGCGGGTGGGGGATCTGCGGGCCAAGCTGGGGCGCACGAAGGAGGCGGCCGAGGCGTACCGGGAGCTGGCCAACCGGTACGCGCGGGGGGGGTTCCTCATGCAGGCCATCGCGGTGTACAAGATCCTGGAGCGCTGCGACCCCGAGGCGGACGACGTGGGCCGGCGGCTGGCCGAACTCTACGCCCAGCGGGGGCTGGCCCGGCGGGGGCGGGAGAAGGAGCGGCCCCTGCCCAAGATCCCCCTGTTCTCGGACCTGGAGCCCGAAGCGTTCCGGCGGGTCCTCCAGAAGACGATCCCCCGGTCGCTGTCCATGGGGGAGACGCTGTTCCGCCAGGGGGATCCGGGGGAGTCGGTGTTCGTCGTGACCTCGGGGGTGGTCCGCGTGGAGCGCCAGGGCACGGTGCTGGCCGAGTTGGGCGAGGGGTCGTTCTTCGGGGAGGCGGCGTTCTTCAGCCACGAGCCCCGGAACGCCGACGTGGTGGCGGTGACCCCGGCCGAGCTCCTGGAGATCCGCCGCGAGGACGTGGAGGCCCTGATCGAGCGGTACCCCGGGGTGGCCGACGCCCTGCACGCGTTCTACCGGGATCGGGTGCTCGACGGTGTGCTGGCGGCGTCCCACGCATTCCGCTCGTTGCCCCCGGAGGAACGAAAGGAGCTGGCCCGCCGCTTCGAGATCGTGCGGGTGGATGCGGGGGACGACGTGGTGCGGGAGGGGGAGGACGACCGTTCGGTGTACATCGTCAAGCGCGGGCGGTTTCGGGTGTGGACGGTGCCGCCCGGCCGGGAGGAGCCGGTCGTCCTGGCCACCCTGGGTCCCGGCGACCTGTTCGGGGAGGTGGCTCTGGTGAGCCGCACCCCGCGCACGGCCACGGTGACGGCCGAGGAGGCGGGCGAGGTGCTCCGGGCCCGGGCCGAGGCCCTGGAGCCGGTGATGGGGCGTCATCCCCAGGTCCGGCAGGCCCTGGAGGCCTTGCGGGACGGCCGGGCACGGGACACCGTGGCCCGCATCCTGGGGAAGAGACCGTGA
- a CDS encoding ABC transporter ATP-binding protein, producing the protein MTAVLRAEALEKSYPQPGGELRVLKGIDLTVEAGARTAVVGPSGAGKSTLLHILGGLDRPTGGRVWFRDEDLFARRDPELARFRNRNVGFVFQFHHLLPEFTALENVAFPARIGGVPRKEAEARADWLLEQMGLADRIHHRPGELSGGEQQRVAIARALVTEPQVLLADEPTGNLDYRTGEAVHELLLEWNRRTGVALVVVTHNPELARRMDRVVTLVDGRIAADERNGT; encoded by the coding sequence GTGACGGCGGTCCTGCGGGCGGAGGCCCTGGAGAAGTCCTACCCCCAGCCCGGGGGGGAGCTGCGGGTTCTGAAGGGCATCGATCTCACCGTGGAGGCCGGGGCGCGCACAGCGGTGGTGGGGCCGTCGGGTGCGGGCAAGTCCACCCTGCTCCACATCCTGGGAGGACTCGATCGGCCCACCGGCGGGCGGGTGTGGTTCCGGGACGAGGACCTGTTCGCCCGGCGCGACCCGGAGCTGGCGAGGTTTCGGAACCGAAACGTGGGGTTCGTGTTTCAGTTCCATCACCTCCTGCCGGAGTTCACGGCCCTGGAGAACGTGGCGTTTCCGGCCCGGATCGGAGGGGTGCCCCGCAAGGAGGCCGAGGCCCGGGCCGACTGGCTGTTGGAGCAGATGGGACTGGCCGATCGCATCCACCATCGGCCGGGGGAGTTGTCGGGCGGGGAGCAGCAGCGGGTGGCCATCGCGCGGGCCCTGGTGACGGAGCCCCAGGTGCTGTTGGCCGACGAACCGACGGGAAATCTCGATTACAGGACGGGAGAGGCCGTGCACGAACTGTTGCTGGAGTGGAACCGCCGCACGGGCGTGGCCCTGGTGGTGGTGACCCACAACCCCGAGTTGGCCCGGCGGATGGACCGGGTGGTGACCCTGGTGGACGGCCGCATCGCCGCCGACGAAAGGAACGGGACGTGA
- the bamA gene encoding outer membrane protein assembly factor BamA: MSRAGRMVVGAVATVLVWVACAWAANVVTEVRVRGNLRIEEGLILQKVGTRAGQPLDPRQVREDIRTIYGLGYFEDVVADLGDDGVLTFLVQERPALREWRAEGAEHLDPEDLKDKVSLRPREILLEAQIQQAEEAIRALYREKGYYLAEVTHEIVPLDDGKNQVDLVFRVKEGEKVRLKTLNLAGVDQANEEQLEKYLALRPVGPWSWLSGAGTFQETDLERDREMIRAYYLNHGYAEAEVLDPLVSLTADRRWIKVDIPVREGQVYAFGTVSFSGDLEFSQQELAEAVGIREGDLFRSEDLRRAYDKVTDLYADLGYAFADVNPRTQVDRKRRTVDVTFEIHKGDRIRIGRIEVRGNTKTRDRVLRREMRLAEGDLYNATALRKSERDVRRLGFFEKVNVSTQRRPGTDLVDITIEVEEKPTGAFSFGAGYSSVDKIIGMANVSQRNFMGLGYQLALQANFGSTRETYSFTFNNPRVFDTYWYFGFDVYKSIRSYTDYDKFSLGGDLKLGTSLNEDWKLRGIYRLEEAEVKNVSEFASTLIREQLGTTVTSSFTGLLIYDTVDNLWEPHAGTRAQWSVEWAGGLLGGDAAYLKYEVDASHYAPLWWEHVFHVRARAGFVHSLLGRDIPVYERYYLGGINSLRGFDTRSIGPVDSATGDVIGGDKQILVNLEYLFPLIKEAKLRGVVFYDAGNAWDEGQAFFETGLRQSVGAGVRWFSPMGPLRLEWGYVLDRKPDEDQAQWEFTIGGFF, encoded by the coding sequence GTGAGCCGCGCCGGTCGGATGGTGGTAGGCGCGGTGGCGACCGTGCTGGTGTGGGTGGCCTGCGCCTGGGCCGCGAACGTGGTGACGGAGGTGCGGGTGCGCGGCAACCTCAGGATCGAGGAGGGCCTGATCCTGCAGAAGGTGGGAACCCGTGCCGGGCAGCCGCTGGACCCCCGCCAGGTGCGCGAGGACATCCGGACCATCTACGGGCTGGGCTACTTCGAGGACGTGGTGGCCGACCTGGGGGACGACGGGGTCCTGACCTTCCTGGTCCAGGAGCGGCCGGCGCTCCGGGAGTGGAGGGCCGAGGGAGCCGAGCATCTGGACCCGGAGGACCTCAAGGATAAGGTGTCCCTTCGGCCCCGAGAGATCCTGCTGGAGGCCCAGATCCAGCAGGCCGAGGAGGCCATCCGGGCCCTGTACCGGGAGAAGGGCTACTACCTGGCCGAGGTCACCCACGAGATCGTGCCGTTGGACGACGGCAAGAACCAGGTGGACCTGGTGTTTCGGGTGAAGGAGGGGGAGAAGGTCCGGCTGAAAACCCTGAACCTGGCCGGTGTGGACCAGGCGAACGAGGAGCAGCTCGAGAAGTACCTGGCCCTGCGTCCCGTGGGGCCGTGGTCGTGGCTGAGCGGCGCGGGCACGTTCCAGGAGACCGACCTGGAGCGGGACCGGGAGATGATCCGGGCGTACTACCTGAACCACGGGTATGCCGAGGCCGAGGTCTTGGACCCCCTCGTGAGCCTCACGGCGGACCGAAGGTGGATCAAGGTGGACATCCCCGTGCGCGAGGGCCAGGTGTACGCGTTCGGGACCGTCTCGTTCTCGGGCGACCTGGAGTTCTCCCAGCAGGAGCTGGCCGAGGCCGTCGGCATCCGCGAGGGGGATCTGTTCCGCAGCGAGGACCTGCGGCGGGCCTACGACAAGGTGACGGACCTGTACGCCGACCTGGGGTACGCGTTCGCCGACGTGAACCCCCGCACCCAGGTGGACCGGAAGCGGCGCACCGTGGACGTGACGTTCGAGATCCACAAGGGGGACCGGATCCGCATCGGTCGGATCGAGGTGCGGGGGAACACCAAGACCCGCGACCGGGTGCTGCGCCGGGAGATGCGCCTGGCCGAGGGAGACCTGTACAACGCCACGGCGCTTCGAAAGAGCGAGCGCGACGTCCGGCGGCTCGGGTTCTTCGAGAAGGTGAACGTGTCGACCCAGCGCCGGCCGGGGACCGACCTGGTGGACATCACGATCGAGGTGGAGGAGAAGCCCACCGGCGCGTTCAGCTTCGGCGCGGGGTACTCGTCGGTGGACAAGATCATCGGCATGGCCAACGTGAGCCAGCGCAACTTCATGGGGTTGGGGTACCAGCTGGCGCTCCAGGCCAACTTCGGCTCCACCCGTGAGACCTACAGCTTCACCTTCAACAACCCCCGGGTGTTCGACACCTACTGGTACTTCGGGTTCGACGTGTACAAGTCGATCCGCAGCTACACCGACTACGACAAGTTCTCGCTGGGGGGGGACCTGAAGCTGGGCACGTCCCTCAACGAGGACTGGAAGCTCCGGGGCATCTACCGGCTGGAGGAGGCCGAGGTCAAGAACGTGAGCGAGTTCGCCTCGACCCTGATCCGAGAGCAGCTGGGCACCACGGTGACCTCGTCGTTCACGGGCCTGCTGATCTACGACACCGTGGACAACCTGTGGGAGCCCCACGCGGGAACCCGGGCCCAATGGAGCGTGGAGTGGGCGGGGGGGCTCCTGGGGGGTGACGCGGCCTACCTCAAGTACGAGGTCGACGCCTCCCACTATGCCCCTTTGTGGTGGGAGCACGTGTTCCACGTCCGGGCCCGGGCCGGGTTCGTCCACTCCCTGCTGGGCCGGGACATCCCGGTGTACGAGCGGTACTACCTGGGCGGCATCAACAGCCTCCGGGGCTTCGACACCCGCAGCATCGGGCCGGTCGATTCCGCCACCGGCGACGTGATCGGGGGGGACAAGCAGATCCTGGTGAACCTGGAGTACCTGTTCCCCCTGATCAAGGAGGCCAAGCTGCGGGGCGTGGTCTTCTACGACGCCGGCAACGCCTGGGACGAGGGGCAGGCGTTCTTCGAGACCGGCCTGCGCCAGAGCGTCGGCGCCGGGGTGCGGTGGTTCAGCCCCATGGGGCCGTTGCGCCTCGAGTGGGGGTACGTGCTCGACCGCAAGCCGGACGAGGATCAGGCCCAGTGGGAGTTCACCATCGGCGGGTTCTTCTGA
- a CDS encoding OmpH family outer membrane protein, with protein sequence MRRVAIVVGVILLAGFLAPAVRAAETVKIGVVDLQRCLNESRMGKKYKAEFTAEADRRKAELEKEEADLKALREEIEKQGLVLSETARAEKEREYKERLAAFKAKFQESQQALQRKDQELTRRILRDLQKVVQKLGETEGYTLILERQEGGVLFMPKAIDITDEVIRRYDEGLPAE encoded by the coding sequence ATGAGACGGGTTGCGATCGTGGTGGGGGTGATCCTCTTGGCGGGGTTCCTGGCGCCCGCGGTGCGGGCGGCCGAGACGGTGAAGATCGGGGTCGTGGATCTCCAGCGTTGCCTGAACGAGTCGCGCATGGGCAAGAAGTACAAGGCCGAGTTCACGGCCGAGGCGGACCGCCGGAAGGCCGAGCTGGAGAAGGAGGAGGCCGATCTCAAGGCCCTGCGCGAGGAGATCGAGAAGCAGGGCCTGGTTCTGTCGGAGACGGCCCGGGCCGAGAAGGAGCGGGAGTACAAGGAACGGCTCGCAGCGTTCAAGGCGAAGTTCCAGGAGAGCCAGCAGGCCCTGCAGCGCAAGGACCAGGAGCTGACCCGTCGGATCCTGCGGGACCTCCAGAAGGTGGTCCAGAAGCTGGGGGAGACCGAGGGGTACACCCTGATCCTGGAGCGCCAGGAGGGCGGCGTGTTGTTCATGCCCAAGGCGATCGACATCACCGACGAGGTGATCCGCCGGTACGACGAGGGCCTGCCGGCCGAGTGA
- the lpxD gene encoding UDP-3-O-(3-hydroxymyristoyl)glucosamine N-acyltransferase, with protein sequence MTLGELAEKLGAELRGDPAVEVTGVATLDRAGPGEVSFLSNPKYRPLLATTRAAAVIVAPAEAVEGRAALVTENPYLAFARAVELLHPRPRPEPGVHEGAWIHPDARLEEGVTALPGSRVDAGARVGAGTVLYPGVYVGRGARVGRGCVLHANAVVREECVLGDRVVLQPGAVVGSDGYGYARDGHRHVPIPQVGRVVLEDDVEVGANTTIDRAALGETRIGRGTKIDNLVQIGHNVTVGEDCLIVAQVGVSGSTRIGHRVVLAGQVGVAGHLRVGDGAMVGAQSGIGSDVPAGAVVSGSPAIPHGEWLRAQAVVKRLPDLRREMKAMERRLAELEARVRGRAATSPSVDPAKE encoded by the coding sequence ATGACACTGGGTGAGTTGGCGGAGAAGCTGGGAGCCGAGCTGCGGGGCGACCCGGCGGTGGAGGTGACGGGGGTGGCCACGCTCGACCGGGCCGGGCCGGGCGAGGTGTCGTTCCTGTCGAATCCCAAGTACCGGCCGCTCCTGGCCACCACCCGGGCCGCGGCCGTGATCGTGGCGCCGGCCGAGGCCGTGGAGGGGCGGGCCGCCCTGGTGACCGAGAACCCGTACCTGGCGTTCGCCCGGGCGGTGGAGCTGCTGCATCCGCGTCCCCGGCCCGAGCCGGGGGTGCACGAAGGGGCCTGGATCCATCCGGATGCCCGCCTGGAGGAGGGGGTGACGGCCCTGCCCGGCAGCCGGGTGGACGCCGGCGCCCGGGTGGGGGCCGGCACCGTCCTGTACCCGGGGGTGTACGTGGGTCGCGGCGCCCGCGTGGGTCGGGGCTGCGTGCTCCACGCCAACGCCGTGGTCCGGGAGGAGTGCGTTCTGGGGGACCGGGTGGTGCTCCAGCCGGGCGCGGTGGTGGGTTCGGACGGATATGGGTACGCCCGGGACGGCCACCGCCACGTGCCCATCCCCCAGGTGGGGCGGGTGGTCCTGGAGGACGACGTGGAGGTGGGTGCGAACACCACGATCGACCGCGCCGCCCTGGGGGAGACCCGGATCGGCCGGGGCACCAAGATCGACAACCTGGTGCAGATCGGGCACAACGTGACCGTGGGGGAGGACTGCCTGATCGTGGCCCAGGTGGGGGTGAGCGGCTCCACCCGGATCGGCCACCGGGTGGTCCTGGCCGGGCAGGTGGGCGTGGCCGGCCATCTGAGGGTCGGGGACGGGGCCATGGTGGGGGCTCAGTCGGGCATCGGGTCCGACGTGCCGGCAGGGGCCGTGGTGTCGGGGAGCCCGGCCATCCCCCACGGGGAGTGGCTGCGGGCCCAGGCGGTGGTCAAGCGCCTGCCGGACCTGCGGCGGGAGATGAAGGCCATGGAGCGGCGGTTGGCCGAGCTGGAGGCCCGGGTCCGGGGCCGGGCGGCCACCTCGCCTTCTGTTGATCCGGCGAAAGAATAG
- the fabZ gene encoding 3-hydroxyacyl-ACP dehydratase FabZ — MIDIQQILACLPHRYPFLLVDRVVELVPGDRIEALKNVTVNEPFFTGHFPGRPIMPGVLIVEALAQAGGILALQTTQECVEGKLMLFRGIDRVRFRRPVVPGDQLRLHVRVEKRRQGFWSFEAAARVDGEVATEAHLSAVITEG; from the coding sequence ATGATCGACATCCAGCAGATTCTTGCCTGTCTGCCCCACCGCTACCCCTTCCTGCTGGTGGACCGGGTGGTGGAACTGGTCCCGGGCGACCGGATCGAGGCCCTCAAGAACGTGACGGTGAACGAGCCGTTCTTCACCGGCCACTTCCCGGGGCGGCCGATCATGCCGGGGGTGCTCATCGTGGAGGCCCTGGCGCAGGCGGGGGGCATCCTGGCGCTGCAGACGACGCAGGAGTGCGTGGAGGGGAAGCTCATGCTGTTCCGGGGCATCGACCGGGTGCGGTTCCGCCGGCCCGTGGTGCCCGGCGACCAGCTGCGGCTCCACGTGCGGGTGGAGAAGCGTCGCCAGGGGTTCTGGAGTTTCGAGGCCGCGGCCCGGGTGGACGGGGAGGTGGCGACCGAGGCCCACCTGTCGGCCGTGATCACCGAGGGATAA